A window from Chiroxiphia lanceolata isolate bChiLan1 chromosome 3, bChiLan1.pri, whole genome shotgun sequence encodes these proteins:
- the CAD gene encoding CAD protein isoform X1 yields the protein MARLLLQDGSVLRGHPFGAAGAAVAGEVVFQTGMVGYPEALTDPSYKAQILVLTYPLVGNYGVPRDEPDAFGLSRWFESSKIHVAALVVGECSETPSHWSASRSLDQWLKEHNIPGLEGVDTRALTKKIREKGTLLGKLVPDGTPEESLSFEDPNKRHLVQEVSLKGPLVFNPSGSLRITALDCGLKNNQVRCLCKLGAAVTVVPWDHPLDTADFDGLFISNGPGDPQLCQETVSSLRRVLDAPQPKPVFGICLGHQLLALALGARTYKMKYGNRGHNQPCLHEDTQRCFITAQNHGFAVEAGSLPPGWAPLFTNANDGSNEGLVHQHKPFFSVQFHPEHCAGPTDLEGLFDVFVEAARDLQNGDGGARTVRERLRDWLTYSKAPAGGPDVAQPRKVLILGSGGLSIGQAGEFDYSGSQAIKALREENIQTVLINPNIATVQTSKGLADKVYFLPITPEYVTQVIRNERPDGVLLTFGGQTALNCGVELTKAGVLEQYHVRVLGTPVASIEMTEDRKVFAEKMEEIGEHVAPSEAATSLEQAQAAAERLGYPVLVRSAYALGGLGSGFANSREELVALVSQAFTHTSQVLVDKSLKGWKEIEYEVVRDAYNNCVTVCNMENLDPLGIHTGESIVVAPSQTLNDTEYFMLRRTAIKVVQHLGIVGECNIQFALNPESEQYYIIEVNARLSRSSALASKATGYPLAYVAAKLALGIPLPVLRNSVTNSTTANFEPSLDYCVVKIPRWDLSKFLRVSTKIGSSMKSVGEVMAIGRNFEEAFQKALRMVDENCVGFDHMVKPASDVELETPTDKRIFVLAAALRAGYSIERLYELTKIDRWFLHKMKNITDHAVLLESYRGEQGTMPPAVLQRAKQLGFSDKQVALAVLSTELAVRKMRRDLKILPMVKQIDTVAAEWPAQTNYLYLTYNGSEHDLAFHEPHVMVIGSGVYRIGSSVEFDWCAVGCIQELRKMGFKTIMVNYNPETVSTDYDMCDRLYFDEISFEVVMDIYELENPEGVILSMGGQLPNNIAMALHRQQCRILGTSPEAIDSAENRFKFSRLLDTIGISQPLWKELSDMESAKYFCCKVGYPCVVRPSYVLSGAAMNVAYSDSDLEKFLSNAVAVSKEQPVVISKFIQEAKEIDVDAVACDGVVVAIAISEHVENAGVHSGDATLVTPPQDITHKTLERIKAIVHAIGQELQVTGPFNLQLIAKDDQLKVIECNVRVSRSFPFVSKTLGVDLVALASQVIMGEDVEPVGLMTGTGIVGVKVPQFSFSRLAGADVVLGVEMTSTGEVACFGENRCEAYLKAMLSTGFKIPKKNILLTIGSYKYKSELLPTVRRLETLGYNLYASLGTADFYTEHGIKVKAVDWHFEEADGNEAGARETQRSILDYLAENHFEMVINLSMRNSGGRRLSSFVTKGYRTRRLAVDYSVPLIIDIKCTKLFVEALGQIGAAPPLKIHVDCMTSKKLICLPGLIDVHVHLREPGGTHKEDFASGTAAALAGGITMVCAMPNTNPAITDAASFALAQKLAEAGARCDFALFLGASSENAGALGPLAGAAAGLKMYLNDTFSSLRMDDVSLWMEHLEQWPQHLPVVAHAERQTVAAVLMVAQLYQRPVHICHVARREEILLIKAAKQRGIPVTCEVAPHHLFLSQDDLGRLGEGRAAVRPALGTRRDVEALWENMDTIDCFATDHAPHTLEEKQGQQPPPGYPGLETMLPLLLTAVSEGRLSVEDIVQRLYENPRKIFGLPAQEDTYVEVDLEHEWIIPGCMAFSKARWTPFEGMKVKGTVRRVVLRGEVAYIDGQVLVAPGYGQDVKKWPSGAVVPPHVAPVKDIVKTPERPRHMAAGETLRGRAPSPRRPGPAGDTRFHPPPRIHRASDPGLPAFQRLGAAHRPGARGTAEDAREKAGRKAAELDAAAIQDNHFYPLGPLPRQASPQRSPHFQTSPLLNPLVGQHVLSVQQFSKDQLSHLFNVAHTLRMLVQKERNVDILKGKVMVTMFYEASTRTSSSFAAAMNRLGGAVLSFSEATSSVQKGESLADSVQTMCCYADVLVLRHPQPGAVELAARHCRKPVINAGDGVGEHPTQALLDIFTIREELGTVNGMTITMVGDLKHGRTVHSLARLLTLYRINLRYVTPPGLRMPPDITSFVASRGIQQEEFGSIEEALPDTDVLYMTRIQKERFERAEEYEACFGQFILTPHIMTRAKERMVVMHPLPRVNEISVEVDSDPRAAYFRQAENGMYIRMALLATVLGRY from the exons ATGGcccggctgctgctgcaggacgGGTCGGTGCTGCGGGGCCACCCCTTCggggccgccggggccgccgtCGCCGGGGAAGTCG TGTTCCAGACCGGCATGGTGGGGTACCCCGAGGCACTCACCGACCCCTCCTACAAGGCGCAGATCTTGGTGCTCACCTACCCGCTGGTCGGCAACTACGGGGTGCCCCGGGACGAGCCCGACGCCTTCGGCCTCAGCAGG tgGTTCGAGTCCAGCAAGATCCACGTGGCTGCACTGGTGGTGGGCGAGTGCTCGGAGACCCCCAGCCACTGGAGTGCATCCCGCTCCCTGGACCAGTGGCTGAAGGAGCACAACATCCCCGGGCTGGAAG GGGTGGATACCCGGGCGCTGACGAAGAAGATCCGTGAGAAGGGGACGCTGCTGGGGAAGCTGGTGCCGGACGGGACCCCCGAGGAGAGCCTCTCCTTTGAGGACCCCAACAAGCGGCACCTGGTGCAGGAGGTGTCGCTGAAG GGGCCACTCGTGTTCAACCCCAGCGGGTCGTTGCGCATCACGGCCCTCGACTGCGGCCTCAAGAACAACCAGGTGCGGTGCCTGTGCAAGCTGGGGGCGGCCGTCACCGTGGTGCCCTGGGACCACCCGCTGGACACCGCAG ACTTTGATGGGCTGTTCATCAGCAACGGCCCTGGGGACCCGCAACTGTGCCAGGAGACGGTGTCCAGCCTGCGCCGGGTGCTGGACGCACCCCAGCCCAAGCCGGTTTTTGGGATCTGCCTGGGGCACCAGCTGCTCGCCTTGGCCCTCGGTGCCCGCACCTACAAGATGAA GTATGGGAACCGTGGGCACAACCAGCCGTGCCTGCACGAGGACACCCAGCGCTGCTTCATCACGGCGCAGAACCACGGCTTCGCGGTGGAGGCGGGCAGCCTCCCGCCCGGCTGGGCCCCGCTCTTCACCAACGCCAACGACGGCTCCAACGAGGGCCTCGTCCACCAGCACAAGCCCTTCTTCAG CGTCCAGTTTCACCCCGAGCACTGTGCCGGACCCACGGACCTGGAGGGGCTTTTTGATGTCTTCGTGGAGGCGGCGCGAGACCTGCAGAATGGGGACGGCGGAGCCCGGACGG TGCGGGAGCGCCTGCGGGACTGGCTGACCTACAGCAAGGCGCCGGCAGGAGGCCCAGACGTGGCCCAGCCCCGCAAGGTGCTGATCCTGGGCTCCGGCGGCCTCTCCATCGGGCAGGCAGGCGAGTTCGACTACTCAGGGTCACAG GCCATCAAAGCGCTGAGGGAGGAGAACATCCAGACGGTGCTGATCAACCCCAACATCGCCACGGTGCAGACCTCCAAGGGGCTGGCAGACAAGGTGTACTTCCTGCCCATCACCCCTGAGTATGTCACACAG gtgATCCGGAATGAGCGCCCCGACGGGGTGCTGCTCACCTTCGGGGGGCAGACGGCCCTGAACTGCGGGGTGGAGCTGACCAAGGCGGGCGTGCTGGAGCAGTACCACGTGCGGGTGCTGGGCACCCCCGTCGCCTCCATCGAGATGACGGAGGATCGCAAGGTCTTCGCGGAGAAGATGGAAGAGATCGGGGAGCACGTGGCGCCCAGCGAGGCTGCTACCTCCCTGGAGCAG GCGCAGGCAGCGGCCGAGCGTTTGGGGTACCCTGTCCTGGTGCGCTCTGCCTACGCTCTCGGGGGACTGGGCTCCGGCTTCGCCAACAGCCGGGAGGAGCTGGTGGCCCTGGTGAGCCAGGCCTTCACCCACACCTCCCAGGTGCTGGTGGACAAGTCCCTcaagggctggaaggagatTGAGTACGAGGTGGTGCGGGACGCCTACAACAACTGTGTCACG GTGTGTAACATGGAGAACCTGGACCCGCTGGGGATCCACACGGGCGAGTCCATTGTGGTGGCCCCCAGCCAGACTCTCAATGACACCGAGTACTTCATGTTGCGGCGCACGGCCATCAAGGTGGTGCAGCACCTGGGCATCGTGGGCGAGTGCAACATCCAGTTCGCCCTCAACCCCGAGTCGGAGCAG TACTACATCATCGAGGTGAACGCCCGGCTCTCCcgcagctcagccctggccagCAAGGCCACCGGCTACCCGCTGGCTTACGTGGCTGCCAAGCTGGCCCTGGGCATCCCCCTACCCGTCCTCAG GAACTCTGTCACCAACTCCACCACAGCCAACTTCGAGCCCAGCCTGGACTACTGCGTGGTGAAGATCCCGCGCTGGGACCTCAGCAAGTTCCTGCGTGTCAGCACCAAGATTGGCAGCTCCATGAAGAGCGTGG GGGAGGTCATGGCCATCGGGAGGAACTTCGAGGAGGCGTTCCAGAAGGCGCTGAGGATGGTGGATGAGAACTGCGTGGGCTTTGACCACATGGTGAAACCGGCCTCGGACGTG gagctggagacGCCGACGGACAAGCGGATCTTTGTGCtggcggcggcgctgcgggCCGGGTACTCCATCGAGCGGCTGTACGAGCTGACCAAGATCGACCGGTGGTTCCTGCACAAGATGAAGAACATCACGGACCACGCGGTGCTGCTGGAGTCGTACCGCGGCGAGCAGGGCACCATGCCCCCCGCCGTGCTCCAGCGCGCCAAGCAGCTCGGCTTCTCTGACAAGCAGGTGGCCCTGGCCGTGCTCAg CACCGAGCTGGCTGTGCGGAAGATGCGGCGCGACCTGAAGATCCTGCCGATGGTGAAGCAGATCGACACGGTGGCGGCGGAGTGGCCGGCCCAAACCAACTACCTGTACCTGACCTACAACGGCTCCGAGCATGACCTGGCCTTCCACGAGCCCCACGTCATGGTCATCGGCTCTGGCGTCTACCGCATCGGAAGCAGTGTCGAGTTTGACTGGTGTGCCGTCGGCTGCATCCAGGAGCTCCGCAAG ATGGGCTTCAAGACAATCATGGTGAACTACAACCCCGAGACAGTGAGCACCGACTACGACATGTGTGACCGCCTCTACTTCGATGAGATCTCCTTTGAG GTGGTGATGGACATCTACGAGCTGGAGAACCCTGAGGGCGTGATCCTGTCGATGGGTGGGCAGCTGCCCAACAACATCGCCATGGCCCTGCACCGGCAGCAGTGCCGCATCCTGGGCACGTCCCCGGAGGCCATCGACTCGGCCGAGAACCGCTTCAAGTTCTCCCGCCTACTTGACACCATCGGCATCAGCCAGCCCCTCTGGAAGGAGCTCTCTGACATGGAG TCGGCCAAGTACTTCTGCTGCAAGGTGGGGTACCCCTGCGTCGTGCGCCCTTCCTACGTGCTGAGCGGTGCCGCCATGAACGTGGCCTACTCGGACAGCGACCTGGAGAAGTTCCTGAGCAATGCTGTGGCCGTGTCCAAGGAGCAACCTGTTGTCATCTCCAAGTTCATCCAGGAGGCCAAG GAGATCGACGTGGATGCGGTGGCCTGTGATGGTGTTGTGGTGGCCATCGCCATCTCGGAGCACGTGGAGAACGCTGGGGTGCACTCAGGCGATGCCACACTGGTGACACCCCCCCAGGACATCACCCACAAGACCCTGGAGCGCATCAAGGCCATTGTCCACGCCAtcgggcaggagctgcaggtcaCAGGGCCCTTCAACCTGCAGCTCATTGCCaag gaCGACCAGCTGAAGGTGATCGAGTGCAACGTCCGTGTCTCCCGCTCCTTCCCCTTCGTGTCCAAGACCCTGGGGGTGGACCTGGTGGCTCTGGCCAGCCAGGTGATTATGGGCGAGGACGTGGAGCCCGTGGGGCTGATGACGGGCACGGGCATTGTAGGCGTCAAG gTGCCCCAGTTCTCCTTCTCACGCCTGGCGGGCGCTGACGTGGTGCTGGGAGTGGAGATGACGAGCACGGGCGAGGTGGCCTGCTTCGGGGAGAACCGCTGTGAGGCATACCTGAAGGCCATGCTCAGCACCGGCTTCAAGATCCCCAAGAAAAACATCCTGCTGACCATTGGCAGCTACAAG TACAAGAGCGAGCTGCTGCCCACGGTGCGGAGACTGGAGACCCTCGGCTACAACCTGTACGCCAGCCTTGGCACCGCCGACTTCTACACCGAGCACGGCATCAAG GTGAAGGCCGTGGACTGGCACTTCGAGGAGGCTGATGGCAACGAGGCCGGCGCCCGGGAGACCCAGCGCAGCATCCTGGACTACCTGGCCGAGAACCACTTTGAGATGGTCATCAACCTGTCGATGCGCAACTCGGGGGGCCGCCGGCTCTCCTCTTTCGTCACCAAGGGGTACCGCACCCGGCGCCTGGCCGTCGACTACTCCGTGCCCCTCATCATCGACATCAAGTGCACAAAGCTCTTCGTGGAG gCACTGGGACAGATTGGGGCAGCCCCCCCACTGAAGATTCACGTGGACTGCATGACATCCAAGAAACTCATCTGTCTGCCAG GCCTCATCGATGTGCACGTCCACCTCCGCGAGCCGGGCGGCACCCACAAAGAGGACTTTGCGTCGGGCACGGCAGCCGCCCTGGCCGGGGGCATCACCATGGTGTGTGCCATGCCCAACACCAACCCTGCCATCACCGATGCCGCCTCCTTCGCCCTGGCACAGAAG CTGGCCGAGGCTGGGGCCCGCTGCGACTTCGCCCTCTTCCTGGGGGCTTCCTCGGAGAACGCCGGAGCGCTGGGCCCCCTGGCTGGGGCGGCTGCCGGGCTCAAGATGTACCTGAACGACACCTTCTCCAGCCTGCGGATGGACGATGTGTCACTGTGGATGGAG cacctggagcagtgGCCGCAGCACCTGCCCGTCGTGGCGCACGCGGAGCGGCAGACGGTGGCCGCCGTGCTGATGGTGGCCCAGCTGTACCAGCGCCCCGTCCACATCTGCCACGTGGCCCGCAGGGAGGAG ATCCTCCTGATCAAGGCAGCCAAGCAGAGGGGGATCCCTGTGACGTGCGAGGTGGCCCCGCACCACCTCTTCCTGAGCCAGGACGACCTGGGGCGCCTCGGGGAGGGCCGGGCGGCCGTGCGGCCGGCGCTGGGCACCCGCCGGGATGTGGAGGCGCTCTGGGAGAACATGGACACCATCGACTGCTTCGCCACAGACCACG ccccccacacgctggaggagaagcagggCCAGCAGCCGCCCCCTGGGTACCCTGGGCTGGAGACGatgctgcccctgctgctgaCGGCCGTCTCCGAGGGGCGGCTCAGCGTGGAGGACATTGTCCAGCGCCTCTACGAGAACCCACGCAAGATCTTTGGGCTGCCGGCACAGGAGGACACCTATGTAGAG GTGGACCTGGAGCACGAGTGGATCATCCCTGGCTGCATGGCCTTCTCCAAGGCCCGCTGGACCCCCTTCGAGGGCATGAAGGTGAAGGGGACGGTGCGGAGGGTGGTCCTGCGTGGGGAGGTTGCCTACATCGACGGGCAG GTGCTGGTGGCCCCTGGCTATGGGCAAGATGTGAAGAAGTGGCCCTCAGGAGCTGTGGTGCCGCCACACGTGGCCCCTGTCAAGGACATTGTGAAG ACCCCCGAGCGGCCCCGGCACATGGCAGCTGGTGAGACTCTGCGTGGACGAGCCCCCAGcccccgccggcccggccccgcgggcgACACGCGCTTCCACCCCCCGCCCCGCATCCACCGGGCCTCCGACCCCGGGCTGCCAG CGTTCCAGAGGCTGGGAGCCGCGCACCGCCCGGGCGCCCGAGGCACCG CCGAGGACGCCCGTGAGAAGGCCGGCAGGAAGGCAGCGGAGCTGG ATGCGGCGGCAATCCAGGACAACCACTTCTATCCACTGGGCCCTCTACCACGCCAGGCCTCCCCCCAGCGCTCCCCCCACTTCCAGACCTCCCCACTGCTGAACCCCCTCGTCGGGCAGCACGTCCTCTCTGTCCAGCAGTTCTCCAAGGACCAG CTGTCCCACCTGTTCAATGTGGCCCACACCCTGCGCATGCTGGTGCAGAAGGAGCGGAACGTGGACATCCTCAAG gGGAAGGTGATGGTGACCATGTTCTACGAGGCAAGCACAAGGACCAGCAGCTCCTTCGCAGCAGCCATGAACCGGCTGGGCGGTGCTGTCCTGTCCTTCTCCGAGGCCACCTCCTCGGTGCAGAAGGGCGAGTCCCTGGCCGACTCCGTGCAGACCATGTGCTGCTACGCAGACGTGCTGGTGCTGCGGCACCCCCAGCCTGGCGCCGTCGAg CTGGCCGCCAGACACTGCCGCAAGCCGGTGATCAATGCcggggatggggtgggggaaCACCCCACGCAGGCGCTGCTGGACATCTTCACCATCCGCGAGGAGCTGGGCACCGTCAACGGCATGACG ATCACCATGGTGGGTGACCTGAAGCACGGGCGCACGGTGCACTCCCTGGCCCGCCTGCTCACCCTGTACCGCATCAACCTGCGCTACGTGACCCCCCCCGGCCTCCGCATGCCCCCCGACATCACCAGCTTTGTGGCCTCCAGGGGCATCCAGCAG GAGGAGTTCGGGAGCATCGAGGAGGCGCTGCCGGACACGGACGTGCTCTACATGACCCGCATCCAGAAGGAACGCTTCGAACGGGCCGAGGAGTACGAGGCC TGCTTTGGGCAGTTCATCCTCACGCCCCACATCATGACCCGTGCCAAGGAGAGGATGGTGGTGATGCACCCCCTGCCCCGTGTCAACGAGATCAG CGTGGAGGTGGACTCGGACCCGCGCGCCGCCTATTTCCGCCAGGCGGAGAACGGGATGTACATTCGGATGGCGCTGCTGGCCACCGTGCTGGGCCGATACTGA